From the Vibrio algarum genome, one window contains:
- the mngB gene encoding mannosylglycerate hydrolase, which yields MTTSRVHITPHMHWDREWYFTTEESRILLVNNMEEIMVRLENDPEYKYYVLDGQTAVLEDYFAIKPENTERVKALVQEGKLIIGPWYSQTDTMQVSGESIVRNMMYGIRDCLKFGDAMKIGYLPDSFSMSSQLPMIYNGFGIDRTMFWRGCSERHGTNKTEFLWQSNDGSEVTAQVLPLGYAIGKYLPTDEAGLRARLDKYFPVLEAASVTKDILLPNGHDQMPIQKDIFDVMDKLREIYPDREFHMSRYEEVFEKIEAMRDQLDTIKGEFNDGKYMRVHRSISSTRMDIKLIHAEIENKIVNILEPLASIAWSLGFEYHHGLIEKMWKESMKNHAHDSIGCCCSDKVHAEILNRYILADDMATNLIHFYKRKIVDHMPAQGDCDKLAFFNLMPYERNEVVNTMITIRAQEFSIFDENGNQVEYFVQDKRQIDPGKVDRQIVHYGNYDPFMEFDIQLNIKVPAMGYTTLHIQANEKGSVKVADQNMDVLENSFYKITVNNDGTLSVFDKETEETFEQVLRLEDGSDDGDEYDYSPSRQEWLLYSDEFEVKTSIKREGFQSVADIAFRMNVPENLTEREDRTGQNGYVDVKCQVVLKDDSRRIEVRMELDNQADDHRVRVLVPTPFTPETVVADNQFGCITRPVDDPAMQVWEEEKWKEAPVPIYQLMNFAAVQNGKAGIALFTNGLREFEVIAGKGSEVRDTFALTLFRSVGVLGKEELLLRPGRPSGIKIPAPDSQVRGKLVFEFAIYGFAGEHISANVMTKAREYVTPVVCYNKIPYNAMKLNVGEQNLPLSYSLLNKSEDGSVISVLKKAEDDDALILRMYNPSETEQLSDEISFTTDITTWTEVMLDETAKIDAEVVENGSVGTLAQCQAKTFKAQF from the coding sequence ATGACTACATCACGCGTTCATATTACTCCACACATGCACTGGGATCGTGAATGGTATTTCACGACGGAAGAATCACGAATTCTACTAGTGAATAACATGGAAGAGATCATGGTTCGTCTAGAGAATGATCCAGAATATAAGTACTACGTACTGGACGGTCAAACTGCGGTATTGGAAGATTATTTTGCAATTAAGCCAGAGAATACTGAGCGTGTTAAAGCTCTAGTTCAAGAAGGCAAGCTAATTATTGGTCCTTGGTATTCACAGACGGATACGATGCAAGTATCTGGTGAGTCTATTGTTCGTAACATGATGTATGGTATCCGTGATTGCCTTAAGTTTGGTGACGCGATGAAAATTGGTTATTTACCAGATTCGTTCTCTATGAGTTCGCAACTGCCAATGATTTATAATGGTTTTGGTATCGACCGCACTATGTTCTGGCGTGGTTGTAGTGAGCGTCACGGAACAAATAAAACGGAATTCTTGTGGCAGAGTAATGACGGCAGTGAAGTAACGGCTCAAGTACTACCACTTGGTTATGCGATCGGTAAATATTTGCCAACTGATGAAGCAGGGTTACGTGCTCGTTTAGATAAGTATTTTCCTGTTCTTGAAGCGGCTTCTGTTACAAAAGATATCTTACTTCCAAATGGTCACGACCAAATGCCTATCCAAAAAGACATTTTTGATGTTATGGATAAACTACGTGAAATCTATCCAGACCGTGAATTCCATATGAGCCGTTATGAAGAAGTATTTGAGAAGATCGAAGCGATGCGCGATCAACTTGATACCATTAAAGGTGAATTTAACGATGGTAAATACATGCGTGTTCACCGTTCTATCTCTTCTACGCGTATGGATATTAAACTTATCCACGCAGAAATAGAGAACAAAATCGTTAATATTCTTGAGCCTTTAGCTTCTATTGCTTGGTCTCTCGGGTTTGAATATCACCATGGTTTGATTGAAAAAATGTGGAAAGAGAGCATGAAAAACCATGCTCACGATTCAATCGGTTGTTGTTGCTCTGATAAAGTACATGCTGAAATTCTAAACCGATATATTCTAGCGGACGATATGGCGACCAACCTTATCCATTTTTACAAACGTAAGATTGTTGATCATATGCCAGCGCAAGGTGATTGCGATAAGCTAGCATTCTTTAATCTGATGCCTTATGAGCGTAACGAAGTAGTGAACACTATGATTACTATTCGTGCTCAAGAGTTTTCTATTTTCGATGAGAACGGCAATCAAGTTGAATACTTTGTTCAAGATAAACGCCAAATTGACCCAGGAAAAGTAGATCGCCAAATTGTTCACTATGGCAACTATGACCCATTTATGGAATTTGATATCCAATTGAATATCAAGGTGCCTGCAATGGGCTATACAACGCTACATATTCAAGCCAATGAAAAAGGTTCAGTAAAAGTTGCTGACCAAAACATGGATGTCCTTGAAAATAGTTTCTACAAAATTACTGTTAACAACGATGGTACTTTATCTGTTTTTGATAAAGAAACCGAAGAAACATTTGAACAAGTACTTCGTTTGGAAGATGGTTCTGATGACGGTGATGAATACGATTATTCCCCATCTCGTCAAGAATGGCTTCTATATTCAGATGAATTTGAAGTTAAAACAAGCATTAAACGCGAAGGCTTCCAATCTGTAGCGGATATCGCATTCCGTATGAACGTTCCAGAAAATCTGACTGAACGTGAAGATCGTACAGGTCAAAACGGCTACGTTGATGTTAAATGCCAAGTTGTTTTGAAAGATGATTCTCGTCGTATCGAAGTACGAATGGAATTAGATAACCAAGCGGATGATCATCGTGTACGTGTATTAGTTCCAACACCTTTCACGCCAGAAACCGTTGTAGCGGATAATCAATTTGGTTGTATCACTCGTCCAGTTGATGACCCGGCTATGCAGGTGTGGGAAGAAGAAAAGTGGAAAGAAGCACCAGTACCTATCTATCAATTGATGAACTTTGCCGCCGTGCAAAATGGCAAAGCAGGTATTGCGTTGTTTACTAATGGCCTTCGCGAGTTTGAAGTTATCGCAGGTAAAGGTTCAGAAGTCCGTGATACGTTTGCTCTTACTCTGTTCCGTTCTGTTGGTGTGCTTGGTAAAGAAGAGTTACTTTTACGCCCTGGTCGCCCTTCTGGTATTAAGATCCCAGCGCCAGATTCTCAAGTACGCGGTAAATTGGTATTTGAGTTTGCTATATACGGTTTTGCTGGGGAGCATATCTCAGCAAATGTAATGACGAAAGCGCGTGAGTATGTCACTCCCGTCGTTTGTTACAACAAAATCCCATATAACGCGATGAAACTTAATGTTGGTGAGCAGAACTTACCTCTAAGCTATAGCTTGCTTAATAAGAGTGAAGACGGTTCAGTGATCAGTGTACTTAAGAAAGCAGAAGATGACGATGCGTTAATCTTACGTATGTATAACCCATCAGAGACAGAACAATTGTCGGATGAGATCAGTTTTACTACTGATATTACAACATGGACTGAGGTTATGCTTGATGAGACAGCGAAAATTGATGCTGAGGTTGTTGAAAATGGCTCAGTTGGAACTTTAGCTCAGTGCCAAGCAAAGACATTTAAAGCTCAGTTTTAA
- the soxR gene encoding redox-sensitive transcriptional activator SoxR, with the protein MKNTPRFFTIGEAAKRCGVATSTLRFYESKGLIHSIRTHGNQRRFLAATLRTISVIRAAQKVGVSLEEIKLALKALPDGRQPTQKDWVKMSKKWADTLDQRILELQRLKGNLDSCIGCGCLSLKSCQLFNPNDEAALNGTGPRYLIDGAPKKQE; encoded by the coding sequence ATGAAGAATACCCCACGTTTTTTTACAATCGGCGAAGCGGCAAAACGGTGTGGCGTTGCGACCTCAACGTTACGCTTTTATGAGTCAAAAGGCTTAATTCATTCTATTCGTACTCATGGTAATCAGCGACGTTTCTTGGCTGCGACATTAAGAACTATCTCTGTTATTCGTGCAGCTCAGAAAGTAGGGGTTTCGTTAGAAGAGATTAAACTTGCTCTAAAAGCGCTTCCTGATGGAAGGCAACCGACGCAAAAAGATTGGGTGAAAATGTCGAAAAAATGGGCCGATACACTCGATCAGAGGATTTTAGAACTACAAAGGCTTAAAGGAAACTTGGATTCTTGTATAGGTTGTGGATGCCTGTCTTTAAAAAGTTGTCAATTATTTAACCCTAATGACGAAGCGGCTCTCAACGGAACCGGACCTCGATACTTAATAGATGGAGCCCCGAAAAAGCAAGAGTGA
- a CDS encoding substrate-binding periplasmic protein produces the protein MRSISLVFLTLLFLPGFALSEDKLEYARIAYSPIQNVAERLLKLVYERAGIEMEIVQLPAKRASFETGSGDKDGEILRILTYGTDKTGLYRIPYPLGFVKTRLYARVGDKTIDVNQLREYKIAVVKGIRHTNEFVQSYPYIYYLKDVNILMKQLDRGKVDVAVVSEINARFELNKHPKTNIEPISDPVKVQAGYHYINERHTETIKKIESIMKEMTESGELLKLWNQYVEELIQSN, from the coding sequence ATGAGGTCAATTTCTTTAGTTTTTCTAACGTTACTTTTTTTACCAGGGTTTGCGCTTAGTGAAGACAAACTTGAATATGCAAGAATAGCCTATAGCCCAATACAAAATGTAGCAGAGAGATTACTTAAGTTAGTATACGAGAGAGCTGGAATAGAAATGGAAATCGTACAGCTTCCAGCAAAACGTGCTTCTTTTGAAACCGGTTCAGGTGATAAAGATGGTGAGATATTGCGTATTTTAACCTATGGGACAGACAAAACAGGCCTTTATAGAATCCCTTATCCATTGGGCTTTGTTAAGACGCGGCTGTACGCCCGTGTCGGCGACAAAACCATTGATGTGAATCAGTTACGTGAATATAAGATTGCCGTGGTAAAAGGGATTAGACACACGAATGAATTTGTTCAAAGTTACCCTTATATCTATTATTTGAAAGACGTTAACATATTGATGAAGCAGCTCGATAGAGGAAAGGTAGATGTCGCTGTCGTCAGTGAAATTAATGCTCGTTTTGAGCTAAATAAGCACCCAAAAACGAATATCGAACCTATTTCTGACCCAGTAAAAGTTCAAGCGGGCTATCATTACATTAATGAACGACACACAGAGACGATCAAGAAAATAGAAAGCATTATGAAGGAGATGACGGAATCGGGTGAACTGCTGAAATTATGGAACCAATATGTTGAGGAATTGATTCAATCTAATTGA
- a CDS encoding BatD family protein codes for MNLSNEKLHINSITLFITGIVLLLLSHLSHAAVIASVSNNKMAKGEIFTLKIVSDNQADSGEIDFSILEDSFYMGRPSFSSSMNSINGTRSIRSEWTVSLAPLKAGNLTIPSFDVQGEQTVPIKITSSIDPKTPNTDDLVSLQAQLSKNEIYPGEIAQLNTRLIIKTDARRVQNPKLVPPGSLESLNIEPTGEAKQYLSIIDGIEATVIDQSYQITANDAGLKSITGPRFTATILDRNNNTGATRLIPVSAETGQVSINVLAKPVDFIGSWLPSPNLTLSQKWLDDNGNELTNVESISTTAGSAITREIVLTVESISPSQVPNLAVSYPPEIRYYDEPPKITQDGNKVSMTLKHVLIPKAEGNIDLPSLSVNWWNTTKKEAQTTELSGLVLTVTQSQTHSIKLDSSENLKTQPIQTPTETVIVKDSGIWPYLTALISALWLITLTLLIKKAETPKYPNPLSKKVQTV; via the coding sequence ATGAATTTAAGTAACGAAAAACTTCACATTAATAGTATTACTCTATTTATAACTGGCATTGTTCTTCTTTTATTAAGCCATCTATCGCACGCTGCTGTGATCGCATCTGTCTCTAATAATAAAATGGCAAAGGGTGAAATATTTACACTGAAAATTGTTTCTGACAACCAAGCAGATTCAGGTGAAATTGATTTTTCTATTTTAGAAGACAGCTTTTACATGGGTAGACCTAGTTTTTCCTCTTCCATGAACAGCATAAACGGAACTCGCTCAATTCGCAGCGAATGGACAGTATCGCTAGCGCCTCTTAAAGCTGGGAACTTAACCATACCTTCTTTCGATGTTCAGGGAGAACAAACCGTACCAATTAAAATAACATCAAGTATTGACCCAAAAACCCCTAACACAGATGATCTAGTCAGCCTACAAGCGCAACTGAGTAAAAACGAGATCTATCCTGGAGAGATAGCTCAATTAAACACTAGGCTAATCATCAAAACAGACGCAAGACGAGTACAAAACCCCAAACTGGTACCGCCTGGCTCCCTTGAAAGTCTCAATATCGAGCCAACAGGAGAAGCAAAGCAGTATTTAAGTATTATTGATGGCATTGAAGCGACAGTAATCGACCAAAGCTATCAAATTACAGCGAATGACGCAGGTCTTAAGTCCATCACTGGTCCAAGGTTCACCGCCACAATTTTAGATAGAAATAATAACACCGGAGCAACGAGGTTAATTCCAGTAAGTGCAGAGACCGGTCAAGTTTCGATTAACGTTCTTGCCAAGCCAGTCGATTTTATTGGTTCATGGTTACCAAGCCCTAACCTTACACTTTCTCAGAAATGGCTAGATGACAATGGGAATGAACTCACTAACGTAGAGAGTATCAGCACGACTGCAGGCTCCGCAATTACCCGAGAAATAGTGCTCACAGTAGAGAGTATCAGCCCATCACAGGTGCCAAACCTAGCAGTAAGTTACCCACCTGAAATTCGTTATTACGACGAACCGCCAAAAATCACGCAAGATGGTAATAAAGTATCAATGACACTTAAGCATGTATTAATACCGAAAGCAGAAGGTAACATCGACCTCCCTTCACTATCAGTAAACTGGTGGAACACGACCAAAAAAGAAGCACAAACGACAGAGCTAAGCGGATTAGTTTTAACGGTAACACAGAGTCAAACCCACAGCATTAAGCTTGATTCGAGCGAAAACCTAAAGACTCAACCGATTCAGACACCAACAGAGACCGTCATCGTTAAAGATTCAGGTATATGGCCCTATTTAACCGCCCTAATAAGCGCATTATGGTTAATTACATTAACACTGCTGATCAAAAAAGCAGAAACACCCAAATATCCAAACCCGTTATCGAAGAAGGTTCAGACCGTGTAG
- a CDS encoding VWA domain-containing protein has product MSDFTFLTPIWFLALIPSTCVLYWLQKSQSASGLIASHIAEKIGLSPQKSRTKNVFLLGLTWLLAIVALAGPSIDKVSQPTFAVDSARMLILDMSRSLYAQDIKPNRLAQVKYKAKDLLPYWNEGSTGLIAYAGDAYTISPLTSDSSTLANLISHLSPELMPYPGANAAKAVELAINNLQQAGYSRGDIILIADDLDEQEMTEIQAQLDGTSWVFSILAVGTEEGAPIPMQDGSILTNSAGKTVIAKTNMHNMQKITKAYSGAFAPVQITNTDIELIAKTTTTVEMSNTKKGNQEVEERINNGYWLLFVLIIPALTLFRKGVLFALVIGVLPLTTSQPVEASPWLNSDQQAYRDFRAKNFKAAQEKFEDTRWKAASAYEAGDYQTAIDQLKDRQDLESKYNLGNAYAQSGQFDNAIDTYENVLAKQPEFSDAKTNLDKVKKAQQQQQQQQQQQQQQQQQQQQQQQQQQQQDKSSQSDSQPSDSQENNLSQESQESQESQESQESQESQESQESKDSTKQPDNKPASESESESESKSIENKDESDSKQPTESSAKADNSQQVDPELRELEQVENARDPSQLIRAQMILQARDRETPKVNGKSW; this is encoded by the coding sequence GTGTCTGATTTTACCTTCCTTACACCTATATGGTTTTTGGCATTAATCCCGTCAACTTGTGTTTTATACTGGCTACAGAAAAGCCAATCAGCATCAGGACTAATCGCATCACATATCGCTGAAAAAATAGGCTTGTCCCCACAAAAAAGCCGAACTAAAAACGTATTCTTACTTGGTTTGACCTGGCTATTGGCTATAGTTGCTTTAGCTGGCCCGAGTATAGACAAAGTTTCCCAACCTACCTTTGCCGTTGACTCTGCACGAATGTTGATTCTAGATATGTCCCGCTCACTCTACGCTCAAGACATAAAGCCAAATCGACTCGCGCAAGTAAAATACAAAGCAAAGGATTTACTCCCATATTGGAATGAAGGAAGTACTGGGCTTATAGCCTATGCTGGGGATGCCTATACAATCAGTCCACTGACATCAGATTCGTCTACCCTAGCAAACCTTATTTCACATTTGTCCCCCGAATTAATGCCATATCCGGGTGCTAACGCGGCAAAAGCCGTTGAACTTGCTATTAATAATTTGCAACAAGCTGGCTATAGCAGAGGGGATATTATCTTGATTGCGGATGATCTTGATGAACAAGAAATGACAGAAATTCAAGCACAGCTTGATGGAACATCATGGGTATTTTCCATACTTGCCGTCGGTACTGAAGAAGGAGCCCCAATACCGATGCAGGATGGCTCAATTCTCACTAATAGTGCAGGAAAAACGGTTATTGCCAAAACCAATATGCACAATATGCAAAAAATCACTAAAGCATATTCAGGCGCTTTTGCTCCTGTTCAGATCACGAATACCGATATTGAACTCATCGCTAAAACAACGACAACAGTTGAGATGTCTAATACTAAAAAGGGTAACCAGGAAGTTGAAGAGCGTATCAATAACGGCTATTGGCTGCTCTTTGTCTTGATTATTCCTGCTCTCACTCTTTTCAGAAAGGGCGTCTTATTTGCACTGGTTATTGGTGTTTTACCACTGACAACATCTCAACCTGTAGAAGCTTCACCTTGGCTAAATAGTGACCAACAAGCCTACCGAGACTTTCGAGCTAAAAACTTTAAAGCTGCACAAGAAAAATTTGAAGACACTCGTTGGAAAGCGGCATCAGCCTATGAGGCTGGTGATTACCAAACAGCGATAGACCAACTCAAAGATAGGCAAGATCTCGAATCTAAATACAATTTAGGCAATGCTTACGCTCAGTCTGGACAATTCGATAACGCGATAGATACCTATGAAAACGTGTTAGCGAAACAACCAGAGTTCTCAGACGCTAAGACTAACCTAGATAAAGTGAAGAAAGCGCAACAGCAACAGCAACAGCAACAGCAACAGCAACAGCAACAGCAACAGCAACAGCAACAGCAACAGCAACAGCAACAGCAACAAGATAAGAGCTCACAATCAGACAGTCAACCATCTGATTCACAAGAAAATAATTTATCTCAGGAATCTCAGGAATCTCAGGAATCTCAGGAATCTCAGGAATCTCAGGAATCTCAGGAATCTCAGGAATCAAAAGATAGCACCAAACAGCCAGACAACAAGCCAGCATCGGAATCGGAATCGGAATCGGAATCAAAGTCTATAGAAAATAAAGATGAATCCGATTCTAAACAACCGACTGAAAGCTCAGCCAAAGCAGACAACAGTCAACAGGTTGATCCTGAATTGCGTGAGCTAGAGCAAGTGGAAAATGCAAGAGATCCGAGCCAGCTGATTCGTGCACAGATGATTTTACAGGCGCGAGACAGAGAGACACCAAAAGTTAACGGTAAGAGTTGGTAG
- a CDS encoding vWA domain-containing protein, whose translation MHFEFMWWWMLLLFPLPLLIYFVLPPVKENAAISLPYLPEEGSVAAPSNILAKSIAIFIWLLLIISCARPVWYGDPIENRPKHRDMMLVVDLSGSMNTKDMAFEDQHIDRLTAVKHVLSDFIQKRKGDRLGLVLFADHAYLQTPLTLDRDTIASQLNQTVLGLVGNMTAIGEGIGLATKTFIDGDAPQRVMILLSDGENTSGVLDPIKAAEIAKKYQTTIYTIGLGAGEMVVQDFFMTRKVNTAKDLDEESLTKIAEMTGGEYFRARNQDDLQNIYDKINGLEPVSGDIQTWRPQTEWFAYPLSLALILSFLLVVWRKIRV comes from the coding sequence ATGCACTTTGAGTTTATGTGGTGGTGGATGCTACTTTTGTTTCCACTTCCTTTACTTATTTATTTTGTTCTCCCTCCAGTAAAAGAAAATGCAGCAATATCTCTACCCTATCTTCCGGAAGAAGGTAGTGTCGCCGCACCGTCAAATATTCTCGCTAAATCGATAGCGATATTTATATGGCTGCTATTAATTATTTCATGTGCCAGACCAGTATGGTACGGAGACCCTATTGAAAACCGACCTAAACATCGTGACATGATGCTTGTGGTTGATTTATCCGGTTCAATGAATACTAAAGACATGGCATTTGAAGACCAGCATATAGACCGCTTAACAGCCGTCAAACATGTTCTCTCTGACTTTATACAAAAGAGGAAAGGCGATCGCTTAGGTTTGGTGCTATTCGCTGATCATGCCTACTTGCAAACGCCTTTAACACTGGATCGAGATACTATCGCCTCACAATTAAACCAAACGGTATTAGGTTTAGTTGGCAATATGACGGCGATTGGTGAAGGAATTGGGTTGGCAACGAAAACATTTATCGATGGTGATGCCCCTCAAAGAGTCATGATTCTACTTAGTGATGGTGAAAATACCTCTGGGGTTTTAGACCCAATAAAAGCCGCTGAAATTGCAAAAAAATATCAAACCACCATCTACACCATTGGTCTCGGCGCAGGGGAAATGGTGGTGCAGGATTTCTTTATGACTCGCAAAGTCAATACGGCAAAAGACCTTGATGAAGAATCACTAACCAAAATTGCAGAAATGACGGGCGGTGAATATTTTAGGGCTCGAAATCAAGACGACCTTCAGAACATATATGACAAAATTAACGGCCTAGAGCCTGTATCAGGTGACATTCAAACATGGCGACCTCAAACCGAATGGTTTGCTTATCCACTAAGTCTCGCATTAATACTTTCATTTTTATTGGTCGTATGGAGAAAGATTCGTGTCTGA
- a CDS encoding DUF4381 domain-containing protein: protein MEIVRQAVLSYYPRDRVAHLSGENWLAFLDSQVKTPIFEAHEKEWSNALYQKNSTTNNEVLISQCETWLSSALPPSKGGRG, encoded by the coding sequence ATGGAAATCGTGAGGCAAGCCGTTCTTAGCTATTATCCTCGGGACCGTGTAGCTCACTTATCTGGTGAAAACTGGTTAGCCTTTTTAGATTCACAAGTAAAAACACCTATATTTGAAGCTCATGAAAAAGAGTGGTCGAACGCGTTATATCAAAAGAATTCGACAACGAATAATGAGGTTCTCATCTCTCAATGCGAAACTTGGCTAAGTAGCGCATTACCACCAAGCAAGGGAGGTCGTGGGTAG
- a CDS encoding DUF4381 domain-containing protein, with product MTEATTVTHPLSLEAIHLPSAPEFWPLPWGWWSLLAIFVLSTLTVIGLFKWRKRRLRAKKAAIALLSLEKNVSPRQVQWKS from the coding sequence ATGACCGAAGCAACGACTGTAACTCATCCACTTTCACTAGAAGCGATCCACCTTCCTTCTGCCCCGGAATTTTGGCCTTTGCCATGGGGCTGGTGGAGTTTACTCGCTATTTTTGTGCTCTCTACGCTCACTGTTATTGGTCTTTTTAAGTGGCGTAAACGCCGATTAAGAGCAAAAAAAGCGGCTATTGCGTTACTTTCACTAGAAAAAAACGTATCACCCCGTCAGGTGCAATGGAAATCGTGA
- a CDS encoding DUF58 domain-containing protein — MFVKQEIAHSELPEHADGVTLSLGELLYYKTQTVRWLPPAKSLWSQINGQHKSTQNGRGMNFSEVRQYQPGDDIRSIDWRVTARTGKPHTKIFHEEREQPVMLYLDFGKSMRFGSKLMLKSVQMAHMASLISWLAVDQKDRIGAILDSGSDLFDIKPTSRNKGPLQLFNQLIKMHNQILTTDVEHESPLSKGLNALHRLCPKGSEIIICSDFIRFDHVKDKVLLTQLRQHNRVQFVQFFDPLELGQTNFRGVEKVTNGQQTRWLSFSTKQNRQKLESAFQSEQQKIASLCRSLAIPYYSISSAVPLISQIAGTNK, encoded by the coding sequence GTGTTTGTAAAACAAGAAATAGCCCATTCTGAACTTCCAGAGCATGCTGATGGGGTAACTCTATCACTTGGAGAATTACTTTATTACAAAACACAAACTGTCCGTTGGCTTCCTCCTGCAAAAAGCCTTTGGTCACAGATCAATGGCCAGCACAAGAGTACACAAAATGGTCGTGGCATGAATTTTTCCGAAGTCCGCCAGTACCAACCTGGAGATGACATTCGTTCTATTGATTGGCGTGTAACAGCAAGGACAGGCAAGCCTCACACAAAGATATTTCATGAAGAGCGAGAACAGCCAGTCATGCTTTATTTAGACTTTGGCAAATCAATGCGGTTCGGGTCTAAGTTGATGCTCAAATCAGTACAAATGGCGCATATGGCAAGTTTAATTAGCTGGTTAGCTGTCGATCAAAAAGACCGGATAGGTGCAATTCTCGACTCGGGGAGTGACCTATTTGATATTAAACCTACCTCTCGAAATAAAGGACCGTTGCAGCTTTTTAACCAACTAATTAAAATGCATAACCAAATACTTACTACTGACGTAGAGCATGAAAGTCCTTTATCTAAAGGTTTAAATGCACTGCATCGATTATGCCCTAAAGGTAGTGAAATCATTATTTGTAGCGACTTTATTCGCTTTGATCATGTGAAAGACAAGGTACTATTGACTCAACTACGGCAGCACAATAGAGTTCAGTTCGTTCAGTTTTTTGACCCGCTAGAACTCGGACAAACCAACTTTAGGGGTGTAGAAAAGGTAACTAACGGACAACAAACTAGATGGCTCAGCTTTTCAACGAAGCAAAATAGACAGAAGTTAGAAAGCGCATTTCAATCTGAGCAGCAGAAAATCGCTTCTTTGTGTCGCTCGCTTGCGATACCTTATTACTCTATTTCCAGTGCCGTACCCTTAATTTCTCAAATTGCCGGAACCAATAAATGA
- a CDS encoding AAA family ATPase has protein sequence MHSETFQKLQRYLNSQVIGQSELVQQLLVALLADGHILVEGPPGIAKTRAVQKLAECIEGEFHRVQFTPDLLPADLTGTDIFRPETGEFTFQPGPIFNSLILADEINRAPAKVQAAMLEAMAEKQITAGRKTYPLPELFLVMATQNPIEQEGTYPLPEAQLDRFLLHLDVQYPDAQSELEILRLNRGEALGMEAIEKAYITQEQIFKARKEVLSIHMAESIEQYIVRLVLATRHPEQYSPKLVEWLEMGVSPRATIALDRCARARAWLEGRDYVTPDDVQQMAFPVMRHRLLLSYPAQAEGVHPNQVVQQLISTVGSA, from the coding sequence ATGCATTCAGAAACATTTCAAAAACTTCAGCGCTATCTTAATTCACAAGTGATAGGTCAGTCTGAACTGGTCCAGCAGCTTCTTGTTGCCTTGTTAGCCGACGGCCATATATTAGTGGAAGGCCCTCCAGGTATCGCGAAAACTCGTGCAGTACAAAAGCTCGCAGAATGTATTGAGGGGGAGTTTCATCGCGTTCAGTTTACTCCTGACCTATTGCCTGCGGATTTAACAGGCACTGATATTTTTAGACCAGAAACCGGAGAGTTCACTTTTCAGCCAGGTCCTATATTCAACTCGTTGATTTTAGCTGACGAGATTAACCGTGCTCCCGCTAAAGTTCAGGCTGCAATGCTCGAAGCTATGGCAGAAAAACAAATTACAGCAGGCCGAAAAACCTATCCTCTTCCTGAGCTGTTTTTGGTAATGGCGACTCAAAACCCAATAGAGCAAGAAGGCACCTACCCTCTACCGGAAGCGCAACTTGATCGCTTTTTATTGCATTTAGATGTGCAATATCCCGATGCCCAAAGTGAGTTAGAGATACTCAGGTTAAATCGCGGAGAAGCGCTGGGAATGGAGGCAATAGAAAAGGCATACATTACTCAAGAGCAAATTTTTAAAGCTCGCAAAGAAGTGTTATCCATCCACATGGCTGAAAGTATTGAGCAATATATCGTTCGACTGGTTTTAGCCACTCGACACCCAGAACAATACAGCCCTAAGCTAGTAGAATGGCTTGAAATGGGGGTTAGTCCTCGAGCAACGATAGCTTTAGATCGATGCGCAAGAGCGAGAGCATGGTTAGAAGGACGCGATTACGTGACTCCAGACGATGTGCAGCAGATGGCTTTTCCGGTAATGAGGCACAGATTGCTTTTGAGTTACCCCGCTCAAGCCGAAGGGGTACACCCTAACCAAGTAGTCCAACAGCTAATATCAACGGTTGGCAGCGCGTAA
- a CDS encoding restriction endonuclease subunit S: MSDFEKELQDLSIEMGDEEETKLPTMEEQRAVVEELKKLEAEGKLTPEVLEKHFGQFNKNSDKPIH, translated from the coding sequence ATGAGTGATTTCGAAAAAGAGCTTCAGGATTTGTCGATAGAGATGGGTGATGAAGAAGAGACTAAGCTACCAACGATGGAAGAACAAAGAGCCGTGGTTGAGGAGCTAAAAAAGCTAGAAGCCGAAGGTAAACTTACTCCTGAAGTACTAGAAAAACATTTTGGACAATTTAATAAAAATTCAGATAAACCAATTCATTAG